One window of Acetomicrobium sp. S15 = DSM 107314 genomic DNA carries:
- a CDS encoding O-acetylhomoserine aminocarboxypropyltransferase/cysteine synthase family protein, which yields MKEAEYKGFTTKALHCGWDYDPTTGAFALPIYATAAYKLPSVDEAAALFSLEKPGHTYSRISNPTVAAFEEKIAALEGGAAAVATSSGQAAFAHLVMLLCKEGDHIVAERSSYGGTITLLKNLFSKFGVTTSFVDINDVNEVERSIKPRTRCIIAETIGNPGLNIPPLEELGEVAERHGIPLVVDNTFASPALCRPLERGAHIVVHSTTKYIDGFGNAIGGVVVDGGNFRWAELGEWPEFTEPDPAYHGVVFCEKFGKTALAAKLRACILRDLGGCLSPHNAHLLCLGLATLSLRMERHSKNAMDVAQFLESHGGVEWVLYPGLSSHPQHDLAKAFLRGGYGGMVAFCIKGGLESGKRFLDGLKLFSIVPNLGDARSMAIHPATTTHSQLSAEERKGSGIDEGLIRLSIGLEDIEDIIEDLRRGLDAAQ from the coding sequence ATGAAGGAAGCCGAATACAAGGGATTCACGACAAAGGCTCTGCACTGCGGCTGGGATTACGACCCGACCACCGGCGCGTTCGCCCTGCCCATATACGCCACTGCAGCGTATAAACTGCCGAGCGTAGACGAAGCCGCGGCCCTCTTCTCTTTGGAAAAGCCAGGGCACACATACTCAAGGATATCAAACCCTACCGTCGCAGCTTTTGAGGAAAAGATCGCTGCCCTGGAAGGAGGTGCGGCGGCGGTGGCCACGTCGTCGGGACAGGCCGCATTCGCCCACCTCGTCATGCTCCTCTGCAAGGAGGGCGACCACATAGTGGCCGAGCGCTCGTCCTATGGGGGCACGATAACGCTACTCAAAAACCTCTTCTCTAAGTTCGGCGTAACCACGAGCTTCGTAGATATCAACGACGTAAACGAGGTAGAAAGGAGCATCAAGCCCCGCACGCGCTGTATAATCGCAGAGACGATAGGAAATCCCGGCTTGAACATCCCTCCGCTCGAAGAGTTGGGAGAGGTTGCCGAAAGACACGGCATACCTTTGGTGGTGGACAACACCTTCGCCTCGCCGGCCCTGTGTCGACCGCTCGAACGGGGTGCCCATATCGTCGTCCACTCCACCACGAAATACATAGACGGCTTCGGCAATGCCATAGGAGGTGTCGTGGTGGACGGCGGAAACTTCCGCTGGGCCGAATTGGGAGAATGGCCCGAATTCACCGAGCCCGACCCGGCCTATCACGGCGTCGTGTTCTGTGAAAAGTTCGGCAAGACAGCTCTCGCGGCGAAGCTTCGAGCCTGCATATTGAGGGATCTGGGCGGCTGTCTTTCACCACATAACGCCCACCTCTTGTGCCTTGGGCTCGCCACACTCTCGCTCCGCATGGAGCGTCACAGCAAGAACGCCATGGACGTGGCGCAATTTTTGGAGTCGCACGGAGGGGTGGAGTGGGTTTTATACCCGGGGCTTTCAAGCCACCCGCAGCACGACCTCGCCAAAGCGTTTCTGAGAGGCGGTTACGGTGGCATGGTTGCTTTCTGCATAAAGGGAGGGCTCGAATCGGGCAAGCGTTTCCTCGACGGATTAAAGCTCTTCTCAATAGTGCCAAACTTGGGCGACGCGAGGAGCATGGCAATTCACCCGGCCACCACCACCCACTCGCAGCTTTCGGCCGAAGAGCGAAAAGGCAGCGGCATCGACGAGGGGCTGATACGGCTAAGCATCGGTCTTGAGGACATCGAAGACATAATCGAAGATCTAAGGCGCGGGCTCGACGCTGCTCAATAA